The following coding sequences are from one Egicoccus sp. AB-alg6-2 window:
- a CDS encoding glycosyltransferase — translation MIAWLETVLYTTATLALGYFLLVNGTYSLQLLLASRELKQRRRRLDLATLSWWHRTPDAPTVSVIAPAYNESVTIVDSVEGMLTLEYPGLEVVVVNDGSPDDTLACLVEAFGLVPDPHAPTDLSDLPTRPVRTVYRSRLHANLVVVDKDNGGKADALNAGIGVASGDLFVALDADTVVAPDALLRLARAFLESPGNVAVGGTIQPVNGDEVRDGRVVNKAIDRRWLSAVQSVEYVRAFFIGRLGWNRLGGNVIISGAFGAFHRATAIAVGGYRNDSIGEDFELVVRMRRHGYDTGGPSRVQFLPDPVAYTETPISRAVLRHQRLRWHRGLLDTLWTHRDAIFRPRYRGMAFGGLGFMTGVEALGPIVEALGLVALVLGFSLGIVNVEFALLYFALAYLWGVGLSVGALAVEDRATESELRVRDRAWQLVAAITEPVWYRQMSLWWRLRATGRWLRRDQHEWGTMTRAGFGGGTADRPNPS, via the coding sequence ATGATCGCCTGGCTCGAAACGGTCCTGTACACCACCGCGACCCTGGCGTTGGGCTACTTCCTCCTGGTCAACGGCACCTACAGCCTGCAACTGCTGCTGGCCAGCCGCGAGCTCAAGCAGCGTCGGCGTCGCCTGGACCTCGCCACCCTGTCGTGGTGGCATCGCACGCCCGACGCCCCGACGGTGTCGGTGATCGCTCCCGCCTACAACGAGTCGGTCACGATCGTCGACTCGGTCGAGGGCATGTTGACGCTCGAATATCCGGGGCTGGAGGTCGTGGTCGTCAACGACGGCTCACCCGACGACACGCTCGCCTGCCTGGTCGAAGCGTTCGGTCTCGTACCCGATCCGCACGCGCCGACCGACCTGAGCGACCTGCCGACCCGACCGGTGCGCACGGTCTACCGTTCGCGTCTGCACGCCAACCTGGTCGTGGTCGACAAGGACAACGGCGGCAAGGCGGACGCGCTCAACGCGGGCATCGGCGTCGCGTCCGGCGACCTGTTCGTCGCCCTGGACGCCGACACCGTCGTGGCGCCCGACGCGTTGCTGCGACTCGCGCGCGCCTTCCTCGAGTCGCCGGGCAACGTCGCGGTCGGGGGGACGATCCAACCGGTCAACGGCGACGAGGTCCGCGACGGCCGCGTCGTCAACAAGGCCATCGATCGGCGGTGGCTCAGCGCCGTGCAGAGCGTCGAGTACGTGCGCGCCTTCTTCATCGGCCGTCTCGGCTGGAACCGGCTGGGCGGCAACGTCATCATCTCGGGCGCCTTCGGGGCCTTCCACCGCGCCACCGCCATCGCGGTCGGCGGGTACCGCAACGACTCCATCGGCGAGGACTTCGAACTCGTCGTGCGCATGCGCCGCCACGGCTACGACACCGGTGGCCCCTCCCGGGTCCAGTTCCTGCCCGACCCGGTCGCCTACACCGAGACGCCGATCTCACGGGCCGTTCTGCGCCACCAGCGGCTGCGGTGGCACCGCGGACTGCTCGACACCCTGTGGACCCACCGCGACGCCATCTTCCGGCCGCGTTACCGCGGCATGGCGTTCGGAGGGCTGGGCTTCATGACCGGCGTCGAGGCGCTCGGCCCGATCGTCGAGGCGCTCGGGCTGGTCGCGCTGGTCCTCGGTTTCTCGCTCGGTATCGTCAACGTCGAGTTCGCCCTGCTGTACTTCGCACTGGCCTACCTGTGGGGGGTCGGTCTCAGCGTCGGGGCGCTCGCCGTCGAGGACCGGGCCACCGAGTCCGAACTGCGCGTCCGGGACCGGGCCTGGCAGCTCGTGGCCGCCATCACCGAACCGGTCTGGTACCGGCAGATGTCCCTGTGGTGGCGACTGCGGGCCACCGGGCGCTGGCTGCGCCGGGACCAGCACGAGTGGGGGACCATGACGCGGGCCGGCTTCGGCGGGGGGACCGCCGACCGACCGAATCCGTCCTGA
- the gatB gene encoding Asp-tRNA(Asn)/Glu-tRNA(Gln) amidotransferase subunit GatB, with the protein MTATDLGEISATTAAEHGVALLEGTTGPWELVVGLEVHVELQTRTKMWCGCSTSFGGDPNTNVCPVCTGQPGALPVVNEQAVQDATLLGLALNGEIAPVCRFHRKNYFYPDLAKNYQISQYDVPLVHDGWLDVDVPVGDDLVTRRVRIERLHMEEDTGKSLHVGSTGRLHGADRSLIDYNRCGIPLLEIVSRPDIHDPDTAQAYLRELQSIVRATGVSDARMEEGSIRCDANVSVRRPGDPLGTRTEIKNLNSVRSLGRAIAYEAQRQIAVLEDGGTIVMETRHWDEGRGVTETLRVKESVTDYRYFPDPDLVEITSPADKVEAVRARLPELPAASRARLHAAGVATHQASTIIVTGLLPAFDEAVAAGADASAAANWLVGDVAGQLSAEGVDFAGSGLTGTHVAELIALIEDGTLSTNLAKQVLTGMIQSRGAKGPAQIAKEQGLEQVSDEGELRGIVEQVVADNADTVAAIRGGNDKAIGALVGQVMKQTRGKADPRTTNQLLRELIGS; encoded by the coding sequence ATGACCGCGACCGACCTCGGCGAGATCTCCGCGACCACGGCCGCGGAGCACGGTGTCGCCCTGCTCGAGGGCACGACCGGACCCTGGGAACTGGTCGTGGGCCTCGAGGTCCACGTCGAACTGCAGACCCGCACGAAGATGTGGTGCGGCTGCTCGACCAGCTTCGGCGGCGACCCCAACACCAACGTCTGTCCCGTCTGCACGGGACAGCCCGGCGCGCTGCCCGTGGTCAACGAGCAGGCCGTGCAGGACGCCACGCTGCTGGGCCTGGCACTCAACGGCGAGATCGCGCCGGTGTGCCGGTTCCACCGCAAGAACTACTTCTATCCCGACCTGGCGAAGAACTACCAGATCAGCCAGTACGACGTCCCGCTGGTCCACGACGGGTGGCTGGACGTCGACGTCCCGGTCGGCGACGACCTCGTGACCCGCCGGGTGCGGATCGAGCGTCTGCACATGGAGGAGGACACGGGCAAGTCGCTGCACGTCGGCTCGACCGGGCGGCTGCACGGCGCCGACCGGTCGCTCATCGACTACAACCGGTGTGGCATCCCCCTGCTCGAGATCGTGTCGCGTCCCGACATCCACGATCCCGACACCGCCCAGGCCTATCTGCGCGAGCTGCAGTCGATCGTGCGTGCCACCGGGGTCTCCGACGCCCGCATGGAAGAGGGCTCGATCCGCTGCGACGCCAACGTCTCCGTCCGCCGACCGGGCGATCCGCTCGGCACGCGGACGGAGATCAAGAACCTCAACTCCGTCCGGTCCCTGGGCCGCGCCATCGCCTACGAGGCTCAGCGCCAGATCGCCGTGCTCGAGGACGGCGGCACCATCGTGATGGAGACCCGCCACTGGGACGAGGGTCGCGGGGTCACCGAGACGCTGCGGGTCAAGGAGTCGGTGACCGACTACCGCTACTTCCCCGATCCCGACCTCGTCGAGATCACCTCGCCGGCCGACAAGGTCGAAGCGGTCCGTGCCCGCCTCCCCGAACTCCCGGCGGCATCACGTGCGCGGCTGCATGCGGCGGGCGTGGCGACGCACCAGGCGTCGACCATCATCGTCACGGGCCTGCTGCCGGCCTTCGACGAGGCGGTCGCCGCGGGCGCGGACGCCTCCGCGGCGGCGAACTGGCTCGTCGGTGACGTCGCCGGTCAGCTCTCGGCCGAGGGCGTCGACTTCGCGGGCTCCGGCCTCACCGGCACGCACGTCGCGGAGCTGATCGCGCTGATCGAGGACGGCACGCTGTCGACCAACCTCGCCAAGCAGGTCCTGACCGGCATGATCCAGTCGCGCGGCGCCAAGGGCCCGGCCCAGATCGCGAAGGAACAGGGCCTCGAGCAGGTCTCCGACGAGGGCGAGCTCCGCGGCATCGTCGAACAGGTGGTGGCCGACAACGCCGACACCGTCGCCGCGATCCGCGGTGGGAACGACAAGGCCATCGGCGCCCTCGTCGGCCAGGTGATGAAGCAGACGCGGGGCAAGGCGGACCCCCGCACGACCAACCAGCTGCTCCGCGAGCTCATCGGCTCCTGA
- a CDS encoding putative bifunctional diguanylate cyclase/phosphodiesterase produces the protein MRDRTRGPHLAPVLRRTPFAAWWWTVVPAAVTALLLLGIPGWSELRLAGMAFWVMLCFVVLGELRPVVASGRLDPDGVSLSTAFLFAVMLAWGAELAVFGVIVATLVGETARRKRAFAGIFNGAQYVLSYAAAWAILSVFGWSATPAAPALLTPTSLLPTILAAVAYHLVNLAVVGIAIGALERRPVRVTIFENVRYYTLTTGAVLALAPLVVVVAEKHWGFLPLLLLPLYLLWKTAAMSLEREQHALHDGLTGLANRLSLADQVSRYLAEGKPGAICLLDLDRFKDVNDTLGHAVGDDLLKLVAERLRTGVREGDVAARIGGDEFVLLLDVEDEIEALDVVERLGRRLTDPYDLGGARLEVEVSIGVALLPQHGDDLEILQRRADAAMYAAKAAGEVVVVFDEDLIRDTPQRLSLLAELRQAVANGELEVHYQPKVAVSDGRPLGLEALVRWRHPERGLLAPAAFLPLAERTAVMRSLTASVLDQVMRQLATWRADGLAVPVAVNTSLHDLSDPGFTATVQAGLAEHGLDTGLLVLEITEEALLGDPTRALATLDALQAAGVELSLDDFGTGHASLTRLKRLPVAEVKIDRSFVLNLDADVEGQDTAIVRSVVQLAAGLGLRCVAEGVETRASLDILADMGCQIAQGYLIARPLPVAEATDWLRAHVVPAVGDLIGER, from the coding sequence GTGCGCGACCGCACACGTGGCCCGCACCTGGCCCCGGTCCTCCGCCGCACGCCCTTCGCCGCCTGGTGGTGGACGGTCGTTCCTGCCGCCGTCACGGCGCTGCTCCTCCTCGGCATACCGGGGTGGAGCGAACTGCGCCTCGCCGGTATGGCCTTCTGGGTCATGCTGTGCTTCGTCGTGCTCGGCGAGTTACGCCCGGTGGTGGCGTCGGGACGGTTGGATCCCGACGGCGTTTCGCTCAGCACGGCGTTCCTCTTCGCCGTGATGCTCGCCTGGGGCGCCGAGCTGGCGGTCTTCGGGGTCATCGTCGCGACCCTCGTCGGGGAGACCGCCCGTCGCAAGCGCGCCTTCGCCGGCATCTTCAACGGCGCCCAGTACGTGCTGTCCTACGCGGCCGCGTGGGCGATCCTCTCCGTGTTCGGCTGGTCGGCGACCCCGGCCGCGCCGGCCCTGCTCACGCCGACCAGCCTGCTGCCGACCATCCTCGCCGCCGTCGCCTACCACCTGGTCAACCTGGCCGTCGTGGGTATCGCCATCGGCGCCCTCGAGCGCCGGCCCGTCCGTGTCACGATCTTCGAGAACGTGCGCTACTACACCCTCACCACCGGCGCGGTGCTGGCCCTCGCCCCGCTGGTCGTCGTGGTGGCGGAGAAGCACTGGGGGTTCCTGCCGCTGCTGCTGCTGCCGCTGTACCTGCTGTGGAAGACCGCGGCGATGTCGCTCGAGCGTGAACAGCATGCGCTCCACGACGGCCTCACCGGCCTGGCGAACCGGCTGTCGCTGGCCGACCAGGTCAGCCGCTACCTCGCGGAAGGGAAGCCCGGGGCCATCTGTCTGCTCGACCTCGACCGCTTCAAGGACGTCAACGACACCCTGGGCCACGCCGTCGGCGACGACCTGCTCAAGCTCGTGGCGGAGCGGTTGCGGACCGGCGTGCGCGAGGGTGACGTCGCCGCCCGCATCGGCGGGGACGAGTTCGTGCTGCTGCTCGACGTCGAGGACGAGATCGAGGCCCTCGACGTCGTCGAACGGCTCGGGCGCCGGCTGACCGACCCGTACGACCTCGGTGGGGCCCGGCTCGAGGTGGAGGTCAGCATCGGTGTCGCGCTGCTGCCCCAGCACGGCGACGACCTCGAGATCCTGCAACGCCGCGCCGACGCCGCGATGTACGCCGCCAAGGCCGCCGGTGAGGTGGTCGTCGTCTTCGACGAGGACCTCATCCGCGACACGCCCCAGCGCCTGTCCCTGCTCGCGGAGCTGCGCCAGGCCGTCGCCAACGGCGAGCTCGAGGTTCACTACCAGCCCAAGGTCGCCGTGAGCGACGGTCGTCCCCTCGGCCTCGAGGCGTTGGTGCGGTGGCGCCACCCCGAGCGGGGCCTGCTCGCGCCCGCCGCCTTCCTGCCCCTGGCGGAGCGCACCGCCGTCATGCGGTCGCTGACGGCCTCGGTACTCGACCAGGTCATGCGGCAACTGGCGACGTGGCGGGCGGACGGCCTCGCCGTCCCCGTCGCGGTCAACACCTCGCTGCACGACCTCTCCGACCCGGGCTTCACCGCGACGGTGCAGGCCGGCCTGGCCGAACACGGGCTCGACACGGGGCTGCTGGTGCTCGAGATCACCGAGGAGGCGCTGCTCGGGGACCCGACGCGGGCGTTGGCGACCCTGGACGCCCTGCAGGCGGCCGGCGTGGAGCTCTCCCTCGACGACTTCGGGACCGGCCACGCCTCGCTGACCCGGCTGAAGCGACTGCCGGTCGCCGAGGTGAAGATCGACCGCTCGTTCGTGCTGAACCTCGACGCCGACGTGGAGGGCCAGGACACCGCCATCGTGCGCTCGGTCGTCCAACTCGCCGCCGGGCTCGGACTGCGGTGCGTCGCCGAGGGCGTCGAGACCCGGGCCTCGCTGGACATCCTCGCCGACATGGGCTGCCAGATCGCCCAGGGTTACCTGATCGCGCGCCCCCTCCCGGTCGCCGAGGCCACCGACTGGCTCCGGGCGCACGTTGTGCCCGCGGTCGGGGACCTGATCGGCGAGCGGTAG
- the gatA gene encoding Asp-tRNA(Asn)/Glu-tRNA(Gln) amidotransferase subunit GatA, protein MDVSALEVVEAHLQRILSVDGVDGDGDVWTAVGSDDLDQRDVHAYLHVTATAAREHAADVDRRRAAGEELGPLAGVPLALKDVLTMRGVPTTCGSRMLDGWVPPYDATVTERLRAADVVVLGKTNMDEFAMGSSTENSAYGPTRNPWDLGRVPGGSSGGSAAAVAGLMAPLAIGTDTGGSIRQPAALTGIVGAKPTYGTVSRYGLVAFASSLDQAGPFARTVEDAAQLQALIHGHDPRDATSITDTPADVLGTLRDGIEGLRVGVVTELQGDGYEPGVRRVFEQALERFERLGAKIVEVSLPHAGYGLPAYYLIAPSEASSNLARFDGVRYGLRVDAPTAEEMNAATRAAGFGPEVKRRIMIGTHALSSGYYDAYYLQASKVRTLIAQDFATAFEQADVLVSPTSPTVAFGLGDKTADPLAMYLNDVATVPASLAGIPALSLPAGTAEAPDAPDASLPVGLQIMAPLLRDDLMYRVGWAFERDLGFTPIPAGDTAVEVL, encoded by the coding sequence ATGGACGTGTCGGCCCTCGAGGTGGTCGAGGCGCATCTGCAGCGCATCCTGTCGGTCGACGGCGTCGACGGCGACGGTGACGTGTGGACCGCCGTCGGCAGCGACGACCTCGACCAGCGCGACGTGCACGCCTACCTCCACGTCACCGCCACCGCAGCGCGCGAACACGCCGCTGACGTCGACCGTCGCCGGGCCGCCGGCGAGGAACTCGGCCCCCTGGCGGGCGTCCCGCTGGCGCTCAAGGACGTCCTGACCATGCGCGGCGTGCCGACCACCTGTGGCTCGCGCATGCTCGACGGCTGGGTCCCGCCCTACGACGCCACCGTCACCGAGCGCCTGCGCGCCGCGGACGTGGTGGTGCTGGGCAAGACCAACATGGACGAGTTCGCGATGGGCTCGTCGACCGAGAACTCGGCGTACGGCCCGACCCGAAACCCGTGGGACCTCGGCCGCGTGCCGGGTGGTTCCTCTGGCGGCTCCGCCGCCGCCGTGGCCGGACTGATGGCCCCGCTGGCGATCGGGACCGACACCGGAGGCTCGATCCGCCAACCGGCCGCGCTCACCGGCATCGTCGGTGCCAAGCCGACCTACGGCACGGTGTCACGCTACGGCCTGGTGGCGTTCGCGTCGTCGCTGGACCAGGCGGGCCCGTTCGCCCGCACCGTCGAGGACGCGGCCCAACTGCAGGCGTTGATCCACGGCCACGATCCGCGCGACGCCACCTCGATCACCGACACGCCCGCCGACGTGCTCGGCACCCTGCGGGACGGCATCGAGGGGCTGCGCGTCGGCGTGGTCACCGAACTGCAGGGCGACGGCTACGAGCCCGGCGTCCGGCGGGTGTTCGAGCAGGCGCTGGAGCGCTTCGAGCGGCTCGGCGCCAAGATCGTCGAGGTGTCGCTGCCCCACGCCGGCTACGGCCTTCCCGCCTACTACCTCATCGCGCCATCGGAAGCGTCCTCCAACCTCGCCCGCTTCGACGGCGTGCGCTACGGGTTGCGCGTCGACGCGCCCACCGCCGAGGAGATGAACGCGGCCACGCGCGCGGCCGGGTTCGGTCCCGAGGTCAAGCGGCGCATCATGATCGGGACGCACGCGCTGTCCAGCGGCTACTACGACGCCTACTACCTGCAGGCGTCGAAGGTCCGCACCCTCATCGCGCAGGACTTCGCCACCGCATTCGAGCAGGCCGACGTGCTGGTCAGCCCGACCTCGCCGACGGTGGCGTTCGGCCTCGGGGACAAGACCGCCGACCCCCTGGCGATGTACCTCAACGACGTCGCCACCGTGCCGGCCTCGCTGGCCGGGATCCCGGCGCTGTCGCTGCCGGCCGGCACCGCCGAGGCGCCCGACGCGCCCGACGCCTCGCTTCCCGTGGGTCTGCAGATCATGGCGCCACTGCTGCGCGACGACCTGATGTACCGCGTGGGATGGGCGTTCGAGCGCGACCTCGGGTTCACCCCGATTCCCGCCGGCGACACCGCCGTGGAGGTGCTCTGA
- the gatC gene encoding Asp-tRNA(Asn)/Glu-tRNA(Gln) amidotransferase subunit GatC, translating into MALSADEVRHVARLARLALTDDEVDALAPQLSQILAYAEQVGEVAAQDVEPTTHPFALRDVSRPDDPRPSLPREAVLAAAPHAEQDRFGVPRIVSEEG; encoded by the coding sequence GTGGCACTCTCCGCCGACGAGGTGCGTCACGTCGCCCGGCTGGCGCGCCTCGCGCTGACGGACGACGAGGTGGACGCCCTCGCCCCCCAGCTGTCGCAGATCCTCGCCTATGCCGAGCAGGTCGGCGAGGTCGCGGCACAGGACGTCGAGCCGACCACGCACCCCTTCGCGCTACGCGACGTCAGCCGTCCCGACGATCCGCGCCCCTCGCTGCCACGCGAGGCCGTACTGGCCGCCGCCCCGCACGCCGAGCAGGACCGCTTCGGTGTGCCCCGCATCGTGTCCGAGGAGGGCTGA